Part of the Lynx canadensis isolate LIC74 chromosome E3, mLynCan4.pri.v2, whole genome shotgun sequence genome is shown below.
TCTGTGTGGTAGGATGTCTGTACAAGAATGTGCCTAAAGTTTACAAAGGTCTTTAAAAGACCAAGAGATGTTACTTGAAAAATAATGTCCCACTTccaaaactaaaactttttttaaaaacgctAAATGTGCTTAGAGAAGTTATTTGCTTCTGACAAGTTATAAGGCCCTATAGACGGgcgtggggctgggggtgaggtgaGGATTCTGAGGCCCAAGAGCCCTCATAGAGCGAGGATTCCTCACCTGCCTACGTGGCTGAGCCACCGGGGGCCGATGGAGCCAGGCAGACGTGGTCTGAATGTCTCACTGCCTCTTATCCGTGCAGTGACTTTGAGCAGCTCTGCAAACTCATTTTCCTCATGcgtgagaaaagaatgaaagagccTGTCCTACTCAACTAAGGTAAAGGCAGGCCATGCCCCAGGAGCTCCCAGGCTCACCCACAGCACCAACTCCTCATCCTTTCCTAAGAGCCAAGTGTTAGGAGGGCTGAGGCTTAGGAAAGAAAAGTAGGCTAAAGGTGGGGTGGGAGCAAGGTGACCCCAATAGGTCTAGGGGTTCCCCAAAACAGGCAGAGCTGTAGCAAATCAGGCACAGCTTGGGgagtgggtctttttttttttttttttttcagtttattttgagagagagagggcaggggagtggcagagtgagaaagagggagagaatcgcaagcaggctccacactgtcagctcagagcccgacactctatctcacaaaccgcgagatcacgaactgagccaaatcaagagtcaacacttaactgagccagccaggtgccccaggtgggTTGGTTTTAAAGGCTAGACTTGTCCAATCCTCACGCTTGGTCCCACACGTGCCCCCTACAGGTGGGGTCGGAACTGCACACACTCCCTGCAGTTCTGGTGACTCAGGGTCCGCCCAAAGTGAAGGTTAGAGGTTCCcgctggggagaggagagagcgatGGAGATGGAACCCAGGCTCTAGACCTGGATACGAGAACAGGGTCTGTTCTCTGGTCCAAGGACAGACCAGACCCTCTGGTAAGAGGGATATCCCACAAAGTTGAAGGCTTTCTCGCACCTCCCACACTGAGCCCCCTCCGTGTGCAGGATTCAAAGCAGGAGACATGAACTTGGGAAGATATGGGAAGGTCATGTCTCTGGGGCATCGGATTATAAGATTCTCGTGACACGTGGAACATAAAAGCACTTCCCAAACAAGGCCCTATGGCTTTCACTGTATAGTTGCCACCGAGTGTCTCCCACTGCCCAGGGCACTGTCCATACACACATTTTAAGGACAAGTCTCTTTTACCACATAAAGGTTTTTATTGAACTCAAATTCAGGGGCTCCAAAGCCTGAGGAAGACAAGGGAGGCTGGGGTTTGCACCgaggcccaggccccaccccagggtcccactccccaccccacttaCCCTCACCCCTTCCTGACTCAACGAGGGTCTCAGTAGCTACCAATCTAAGCTACCCCGCTCTAAGtaaccctcccccctcccccctccctgcctagCGCTTTGCCAAGCCAGGCACCCACCAAGGGGCATGCTGCTGCCGAGGCCAGATCTCTGCTGACCTCTTTTCTGGATCTCTCCCAGAGCCTCCCACCGCCTGCTTGGCCTCTCTCCAACCCTTCTCCATAGCCCGTTTCCCATAAGTCTCCAGGGCTCGTGACTTCCTCCACCCTGGCCCTCCACTCCTCCAACCTCCTCCAGCTTTTCCACCATTCCTTCTAAAGGTTTCTCTAGcttcctgtccccttctcttcagcccactgcctccccacccccggaGGGGTCCCAGGTCAGCGGCGGCCAGCTGCGTGGGTCCGCTGGTGGCGGATGAGGTCGGAGCTCTGCGAGAAGGCCTTTCCACAGTCATCGCACTTGTAGGGCCGCTCCCCGCTGTGGACCCGGTGATGCTGCAGCAGCGTGGAAGAGCGGCAGAAGCCCTTGCCGCACACGGCGCACCTGTAGGGCCGCTCGCCTGTGTGGGAGCGCTGGTGCTGAATCAGCGTGGAGGAGCGGTTGAAGGTCTTGCCGCAGTCGGGGCAGCTGTAGGTGCGGCCTGGAAGGTGGGTGCGGGCATGGAtggccagcacagagctctgGCCGAAGCGCTTGCCGCACTCAGGGCACTTGAAGGGCTTCTCACGAGCGTGGCTGCGGGCGTGGGGGATAAGTGCCGAGCGCTGCGAGAAGCTCTTGCCACAGATGCCACAGCTGAAGGGCCTTTGCCCGGTGTGCACCCTCTGGTGACTGCGCAGGGAAGAGTTCTGGCTGTAGCACTTGCCGCACTCGGGGCAGCTGTAGGGCCGCTCGTGGCTGTGGGTGCGCTGGTGCCGCAGGAGGTAGGAGCTGTCACCGAAGGCCTTGCCACAGTGCGGGCACTTGTAGGGCTTCTGACCAGAGTGGGTGCGCTGGTGGCGAAGCAGGTAAGAGCTGTCAGCGAAGGCCTTGCCGCAACGGGGACACTTGTAGGGCCGCTCGCCCGTGTGGGTGCGCTGGTGTTTGATGAGGTCAGAGCTCTGGGAGAAGGCCTTGCTACAGACCTCACATTTATAGGGCTTCTCACCCGTATGGATGCGCTGGTGCTGGATCAGGGTGGAGCCCCGCCCAAAGCTCTTCCCACAGATACCACAGATGTTAGGCCGagggccctgcccacccctggcCCGGCCACCCCGCCGGCCTGGCCCCCGAAGGGTCCCGGTTAGGCCCAGGGGATTCTGGAGCATCTCAAACTGGGGTGTAGCCAGTAGGGCCCCTGTGGGCATCTCAAAAGGTGGCCCTAGGGGCAGGGCCCCTGTGGGCTGCTCCCCAAACCCCTGGGTGAAGGAGTCCAAGGGATGGACTCCCAAGGGGATGCTCAAGGGATTCTTTTCCTCCGGATTCAGAAGCATCTCTGCACCTTCCTGAAATTTGGAACTTTGAGCTTCAAATTCAGGGCTTTGGGTTTTGAACTCAGGATTCTGGGGCTCATATCCTGGGCTCTGGGGTGCATATCCAGGACTCTGGGGTTCATATCCAGGGCTCTTGGGTTCATACCCAGGGCTCCGGGGTTCATATCCAGGGCTCTTGGGTTCATACCCAGGGCTTTGGGGCTCATACCTAGGgctttggggctcaaactcagggctCTGAGAATCTGATTCAGGGCTTCTGGGTGCAAATTCAGGGCTTGGGGGCACACACCCAGGGCTTCGGGACTCAAAACCTGGGCTTTCAGGCTCAAACCTGGGgctttggggctcaaactcggggcTCTGTGGCTCAAACCCAGGGCTCTGGGGCTCAAGCCCAAAGGGTATCTCTTCGACCTCATAGTCCCCAGTGCCTTCTTGTTGagacatttcttcttcctcattctcaCTCACGTTGCCTGCAGGATCAGAGAATTACAGAAAACCCATATTGCGTGGGGCCTGGAAGGTCATTTGGTCCCAACACTAGTTGTCACaaacctctccctcctcctccagcagggTCGCTGGCCCTTGAGCAAGTGCTGAAATTCCCACCTCCCCCTTAGCCGACCCAGGACATCCagtccccgcccccgcctcctccAAGTCCCAAGTGTCCAAGCCCAcggctctctacccctcccacggCCCACAGCCCCCTCTCCCGCTCCCAGGCACGCTCCCCGGAGAGGCGTTCCCTCCCTCACCTTTGAGGGACCCTTCAGGGCTCCCCAGTTCATCAGGACTTTGCACATCCCTGGGCTCGAGGCCCCACGGCGACGCCTCCCGTTCCATCCCCGCCGGCTCCCAGTGCTGCGGCGGCGGCGATGGCGGACGATCCTGCGACCAGGCCTGAGTGCCCTGAGACCCGGGCCCTCGCCGCCCGCCTGTTCAGCGCCGCCCAGGGGACCCGGCTGCCCAGCCCGGGCCCCTGAGGCCGGACGTCTTGACCCTGGGCCTCTCCGGCCGGCCGGGCCCCTCCCCtacccgcggccccgcccccacccacaaGGTCTCGCCTTGCCCTGGGGCCCTCAAAGGCCCCCGTGCGTCGTGGCCTCGGAGATGAGGGTCTTCACGACTCGCCCTGCCGCCCCCGAACGTCGCTCCCCGCCCGCGACCCCGCCGTCTGGCCCCCCAGCCCGGGCTGGGCTGCGGCTGTccgaccccctccccctcccgcacAGGAAGTGTCCGTCCGCGGCCAGTTTCCCCCGCTGGCTAGCGCCACGGCCTCTCTAGGAGCGGCTGGAGGTGGAAACTCGTTGGCATTAACCCTGGGCTGGATGGCCCCGTGGTTGAGGTGGGGGATGACGGGGCGCCCTGGAGCCAGCAGGAAAGGCTGGGGCACTTTGTGTGCTGTGCCCTATGTCTCCGTCCATCCAGGAGCCTATCTATCCGTCTCAAGAGCCCTGCGTCCGTCAGTGCCTGTGGCCAAGGGCGAGGCGACAAGCGAGACCAAGGTCAGCGAGAAGGAGCGACGCTTCCCGGCGCCAGCGGGGGCGGTGTCTAGCTCCCCTCCCCTCTCGGGCCTTAGGGTCAGCTCCGGCCGCGCCTCGGGAACCTGGACGGACTCCCCGTCTAGTGCTCCTGAGTCTGggacctccctcccacccccaacccgaACTCTACTTCTCCACATCGGCGCGCCCACCCCGACTcctcctggccccctcccctctcGGTTCCTCCTAATCTCCACCCTACCCCCTCCGGGAGGGCTAGGATCGTTGCCAGGGAAACAGCCCCGCCTCCGGTTTCCAGAGACACGGCCTCTACCTCCCAGGGACTACAGCGATTGGCCGGTAGAGCTCGATCGTCCCGCCTCCTCCCTCTACACCAATTGCTAGGCACTCATGGTCGCCAGGGAACGCGAGGCACCTTTCTCATTGGGTGGAGGGGGCGAGGCTGGCTCCACCCACCCCCGCGGCCAGAAGCGCCAGCGGGCTGAGTGGGAGGCGCTTGGCGTCTGCCTTAGAGTCGGGCGTATGCTTTCAGAACTTTTCCCGCCCCTATTTACCTTTCATTCTGTCTCGCCTTTTTGAAGAAAGCCAGGGACCTGGAGACACACAACCTTCCTACCCCGGTCTCCCGCATACTTCCTTTCCCAGCACTTTCCTTTCTCCCACACGTTTCTGGTGCTGAAAGGGCCAGTGGGCGGATTCTCCCGCAGAAAGGAGGCGGCTTTCTTTTCTATCACCTGCTTCTCCCTTCCACCTTCCCTGAAGTGGGATCCTTAGTCCCTAGTTCCTGGATTTTCTCACAGGGAGACAGGGATCCTATGGGAGTTACTTCCACGTGAGGGTGATGGAGTTCAGGAGAAGGAGAGAACCATCTGGCCTTTAAGGGAGCTAAGAACTCTCCAGTCCTGTCTGACTTGGGATAGAAGTTTGTAGAGGAAGGGAACCTGAGAAACACTGCCCTACGTGCAGCTCTGAATCAAGGAAAAAGTGACTCTGGAAAGACAACTTCATAGGATCCAATgcttgtccctttttttttttcctctcacccTTGCTGCTGAAACTATTTTGGTAGTGTTCTTGACAGTTGATGAGCCAAATTCTCCCTGTATGCGTGATCGGGAGCCATGATTGTGTTTTCTTGTTGCCTTCTCAGACAAATGAAGGGAAGAAAGTGGTTAGGAGGAAAGATGGCATCTTCTATTCTCCTGAAAGAGATGAGAACAAGAATCTGGAGAATTCCAAGCGGTAAAAGCCTAGAAAAAGCAGGCTTACAAGTAGAATCACAATTATCTTCCTAGAAATAAAGCAGTAGTTTCCCCTCCAGAGGAACAGCTTCCACCTCCACACCTATCCTAAAGCCTTTGGCAAGGATGGCTCACACCGCCCAGCACTAGATGGTCCACGTGGGCAGAATACACTACTCACGCACTCACACAAATGAGAACAAGTCTCCTTCATTAGACGCTTTTTCTCTGACCGCCAAGCTGCTTACCCACCAGAAAATTTACACAGGAGAGTAGCCGTTCCCTGCAAAGTGTGTGGCGAGGCCTCCAGCCACAGCTCTGAAGTGGTCCCATCGCCTATACTCTCCACAAGCCCCACGTGTAGCAGGAGTCAGGCCAGGGCTTCAGGCTCCTCTGGCACCAGCATTTCCCCATGGAAATTCAGTCTTACTAGTGCCTAGAGTGAGAGTGGCTGACTTCCCGGTAGGCTCCTCCAGTACCAGTCCTATCCATGCAATGGACCTTTGAGAAGCAACCAGCCATAGCAGTGGGAGGCTCTAAGCACAGGGAATCCTCTGATGCAGGTTCCAACTTGATCCAGCACCAACTAATCCAAGGCAGGAGTCCACAGACCTTATTCTATCACTGTGCCCTGGTGAggaagagctgtgtgtgtgtcctgaattgggggggggggggtgcacctTGTCCACAGCATCATCCCTGGTGTGCAGCAGCACTGGGGCAGAGCTATTGACTGTGCGGCCAAGGCTTATGGTCCAGCCAACTTGGCCAACACCCGAGCAAAGTTTCTCAGTGTGAGGGGGCTTCTGCGTGAACTGTCATTTCCCTGCATGCAACAGACAAGCCCTCTAAGAGGCCTTCTGTCAGATGCTACAAGAGATGCCCCTGTATTTTCAAGATTTCAGGTCCCCAGGAAAAGCTCAGCCATGGCACAGGCCCCTTTGGGACAAAGAAAATGGGAGTCTTTGTATATGGCTAGGTCATCCTCTGACCTGACACATTTTGCAAAATTAAGAGCAGCTAGAAAGTACTGTTTTCCTCAGCACATCATTACCAGGCATAAGATTCCATcccaagagattctgattcaataggcCAGAGACAGAACCCAGGAAGCTAGCTACATTTTAAAGTtactgcatgggattctgtggCAGAAAGgccttattttgaaaaaattctggcatagaggcgcctggatggctaagtgtctaacttcggctcaggtcatgatctcacagttcacaaattcaagccctgtgttagactgtgtgctgatagctcagagcctggagcctgctttggattctgtctccccacctctttaccctcccccactcacactcccatctctctcaaaaaataaataaacataaaaaaaaaaaaaaaaaactgccctaGAGCAGGTTTTTGCTTCTTTGGCTTGTAAACATCTTTGCACATCCTGTTCCTAGAAAGATGCacataaacattcaaaactgTTTAGGGGTCTTTAAAAGCTCAAGTCAATACTTGTCCTTATTTTACATGCCTTGGACAAACTAGGAATGGGTCACGTGGTCATGACCTCGACCTTTCACTCTAGCTACGTGGATGGGGCTCATTTTGTCCAGTGCAGACAAGCATTTCTCCTGATGCACCAGGAAGCCCTAGGAAAACTGTCTTCCTGGCTTAAAttgttcaggctctgagcctcaaaGACCTGTggtagcagagagaaaagggagctcCATCCCTGGTGGCGGTATCCATGCCAAGAAATGAGGAGCTGAGAACAGAGTGAAGCTGAGCCATAAGTTATTTCATTACACTAAAAAATTgattaggagcgcctgggtggctcagttggttagacagccgacttcagctcaggtcatgatctcgcggtccatgagttcgagccccgcgtcaggctctgtgctgacagctccgagcctggagcctgctttaaattctgtgtctccctctctctcagctcctcccctgcttgtgctgtctctctctgtctttcaaaaataaataaatgttttttaaaaaaaaatttttaattagattaaatGGTGGAACGTTGGGTCACAAAGGCAGGAAGCAGAGGAGCTTGGTCTGGTTTTGGGCCCCTAAGCAAGCCTTGCAAAGTTCAAAGCACTCAGAGATAAGTAGTAATTATGGTACCTTTAATTGGTAAGCTGCGGGCAGGGTCCAGATCTGGCTTTGAAGCTGAGCTGACAACTGGTGTTGCAGGCTGGGCTTTCCCCAGGCAGTGCTGAGGGTTTAGGCAAGGGAAGGGTTGTACACTGGCTTCTCTAGGGAATTAAAAGCTGATACAAATGTAGCTCCTGTTGCCAAGGTGCTCTTTTCACTTCACGTCCCCCTTGTGACAAGGTGGCGCATGAGCCAATCCTCCCAGTAGAATTTAGGGTAAGTCAGGTCTTGGTGGGGTCCGATTTGAAGATTAAGTTGGAATCAAGTCGGTTGATTACTTCACCTGAACAGTGTCTTTTCACCAAATTTTCTACCTCTTCCTTTACAACAAATCTGGTTTCTTCCTAACGTAGGCCAGACACGACTGGGGCTGAGTTGGGTGAAGAAAGCAAGTGCATA
Proteins encoded:
- the ZNF768 gene encoding zinc finger protein 768, giving the protein MEREASPWGLEPRDVQSPDELGSPEGSLKGNVSENEEEEMSQQEGTGDYEVEEIPFGLEPQSPGFEPQSPEFEPQSPRFEPESPGFESRSPGCVPPSPEFAPRSPESDSQSPEFEPQSPRYEPQSPGYEPKSPGYEPRSPGYEPKSPGYEPQSPGYAPQSPGYEPQNPEFKTQSPEFEAQSSKFQEGAEMLLNPEEKNPLSIPLGVHPLDSFTQGFGEQPTGALPLGPPFEMPTGALLATPQFEMLQNPLGLTGTLRGPGRRGGRARGGQGPRPNICGICGKSFGRGSTLIQHQRIHTGEKPYKCEVCSKAFSQSSDLIKHQRTHTGERPYKCPRCGKAFADSSYLLRHQRTHSGQKPYKCPHCGKAFGDSSYLLRHQRTHSHERPYSCPECGKCYSQNSSLRSHQRVHTGQRPFSCGICGKSFSQRSALIPHARSHAREKPFKCPECGKRFGQSSVLAIHARTHLPGRTYSCPDCGKTFNRSSTLIQHQRSHTGERPYRCAVCGKGFCRSSTLLQHHRVHSGERPYKCDDCGKAFSQSSDLIRHQRTHAAGRR